A genomic window from Anoplolepis gracilipes chromosome 6, ASM4749672v1, whole genome shotgun sequence includes:
- the LOC140667255 gene encoding uncharacterized protein, with protein sequence MATDSPSTRQGGVRAVATTTTDPHRSEKRAVAARGAAGALALSVVALVVQSAATATPTWGYFTNPDAGTAAEKGYFGPWRQCKLLLYGREWCGQNVSRFQPVLAVWVAGLAAAGASALLAILVALAVLQLAMASSAKRVVISYSTALIGKVALATLATALSIVAASLFALQTDDRANSFVITRGEAFYMQLAAIALNFGVLVSAVYEGIYARRGGDPTKIRVVTDPRGGTINNPGYREYHQPTNGGSISMTDASGKPYIGGAGNGSTASVATSGSATSTASPLRSSLKKPKPLGIHNPGFSAHSPTLSRNGSQKKVRIQTHSTEV encoded by the exons ATGGCAACCGATTCTCCGAGCACTCGTCAGGGTGGTGTGAGGGCGGTTGCCACGACGACTACCGATCCGCATCGGAGCGAGAAGCGCGCCGTCGCGGCGCGGGGCGCCGCCGGCGCCCTGGCCCTCAGTGTCGTGGCCCTGGTTGTTCAATCGGCAGCCACCGCGACACCCACCTGGGGATACTTCACCAATCCTGACG CTGGTACTGCCGCGGAGAAGGGTTATTTCGGACCATGGAGACAATGCAAGCTTCTACTTTACGGACGAGAGTGGTGCGGCCAAAATGTCTCCAGGTTTCAACCAGTGT TGGCTGTGTGGGTGGCGGGATTAGCCGCCGCTGGCGCTTCTGCCCTTTTGGCAATTCTGGTCGCTCTGGCTGTGCTTCAATTAGCTATGGCCTCTTCCGCCAAACGGGTCGTAATTTCGTACAGCACTGCTCTAATAGGCAAAGTTGCCCTCGCTACACTGGCAA cggCGTTGTCAATTGTGGCGGCGAGCCTCTTCGCTTTGCAAACGGATGATCGAGCTAATAGCTTCGTCATCACGAGAGGAGAGGCCTTTTACATGCAG TTAGCTGCCATCGCTCTGAACTTCGGTGTATTGGTGTCTGCCGTTTACGAGGGCATTTACGCCCGAAGAGGCGGCGACCCGACCAAGATTAGGGTCGTCACTGATCCCCGTGGCGGTACTATAAATAATCCAGGATATCGGGAGTATCACCAACCAACGAACG GTGGTTCGATCTCGATGACAGACGCCAGTGGCAAGCCGTACATCGGCGGGGCCGGGAACGGATCGACGGCGTCGGTGGCGACTTCCGGGAGCGCGACCAGCACGGCCTCGCCTCTCAGGAGTTCGCTGAAGAAGCCGAAACCGCTCGGTATCCACAATCCCGGCTTCTCGGCGCACAGCCCGACCCTGTCTAGAAACGGCTCGCAGAAGAAAGTGCGTATACAGACGCACTCGACGGAAGTTTAG